Genomic DNA from Streptomyces sp. GS7:
GATGACGGCCGAGGTGCCCCGGCCGCTCGCGGCGGTGCTGGACGGCAGTACGCCCGCGGGGGTGCTGTCCTGGCCGGCGGACCGCCCGGTGGCGGACGCGCTGGCCGCCGCCCGGGACGCGGGCTGGCGCGCCGCCGCGCTCGACCTCGAAGACGCCCTGGACAAGGCCGAGTTCATGGACCGCTGTGCGCGCTCGCTGCGGCTGCCGGACCACTTCGGTCGCAACTGGGACGCGCT
This window encodes:
- a CDS encoding barstar family protein — its product is MTAEVPRPLAAVLDGSTPAGVLSWPADRPVADALAAARDAGWRAAALDLEDALDKAEFMDRCARSLRLPDHFGRNWDALADCLTDLSWCPAGRGRLLVVTGWQGYAAAVPEDWSVVEAVLADAVGYWRDSDTGLVVIMARGRGRQGA